One window from the genome of Pseudanabaena yagii GIHE-NHR1 encodes:
- a CDS encoding ISAs1 family transposase produces MNFIEQLKQIPDHRKSKGKRHPLWLVMCLTLLGVLCNYHGYRPLADFCEKHWQTLQTRLELAPESRIPSYSTFRRVIQGVEIEPIVKLFNEWCRNSYTGESGQWLAMDGKSIKCTVSNQTDSRQNFTSTVSAFTHETGEVIALAVSENKQISEIEVVKQVITSLQGQKASFTLDALHCQKDTVKLIVEQEQHYLIALKNNQPNLLKILDNLHQTTEALSYAEEFDKSHSRQVRRRVWVYPAPTHLRKQWSSLQSLIYVEREGWRDDKPFVESVGYISDLSLKAAQFLDPIRLHWGIENRLHWVRDVLFQEDTGLRRGGNAPTIWAIIHCFIMTTVRRLGFRTIPQGQRVLANQVHQVFDILSCSYSY; encoded by the coding sequence ATGAACTTTATAGAACAATTAAAGCAGATCCCAGACCATCGGAAAAGTAAAGGTAAGCGACATCCACTATGGCTAGTCATGTGCTTAACCTTGCTGGGAGTATTGTGTAATTATCACGGATATCGACCCTTAGCAGATTTCTGTGAGAAACATTGGCAAACCCTACAAACAAGGCTAGAGCTAGCACCAGAGAGTCGAATCCCGTCATATTCGACCTTTCGTCGTGTCATTCAAGGAGTAGAAATTGAGCCAATAGTTAAACTATTTAACGAGTGGTGTAGAAATAGCTATACAGGCGAATCAGGGCAATGGCTGGCGATGGACGGAAAAAGCATCAAATGTACTGTCTCCAATCAGACTGATTCTAGGCAAAACTTTACCAGTACCGTATCAGCCTTTACCCATGAAACGGGAGAAGTAATAGCCCTTGCCGTATCCGAAAACAAACAAATTAGTGAAATCGAAGTCGTTAAACAAGTGATTACCTCTTTACAAGGGCAGAAAGCCTCTTTCACCCTAGATGCCTTACATTGCCAAAAAGATACGGTGAAATTAATTGTTGAACAGGAACAGCATTATTTGATTGCGCTCAAAAATAATCAACCGAATTTGCTCAAGATTTTGGATAACTTACATCAAACCACGGAAGCCCTTAGCTATGCTGAAGAGTTTGACAAATCTCATAGCCGTCAAGTGCGCCGTCGCGTTTGGGTTTATCCTGCGCCGACTCACCTACGTAAACAATGGTCGTCTCTACAGTCTTTGATTTATGTGGAACGCGAGGGCTGGCGTGATGACAAGCCTTTTGTCGAATCAGTTGGTTATATTTCTGACTTGTCTCTCAAGGCGGCTCAGTTTCTTGACCCGATTCGCCTACACTGGGGCATTGAAAATCGCTTACATTGGGTGCGCGATGTCCTTTTTCAAGAGGATACGGGGTTACGTCGTGGTGGTAATGCTCCTACTATTTGGGCAATTATTCACTGTTTTATCATGACCACTGTTCGTCGCCTTGGCTTTCGGACGATTCCTCAGGGGCAACGGGTTCTCGCGAATCAGGTTCATCAAGTTTTTGATATTCTCTCCTGCTCTTATTCTTACTGA
- a CDS encoding citrate synthase — protein sequence MAIGEYKPGLEGVPATQSNISYVDGQSGLLEYRGIRIEDLCKYSNFLETSYLLIFGDLPKAIQLNEFEHDITHRRRIKYRIRDMIKSFPDNAHPMDALQTSVAALGMFYPLGNFHDLDYIYQATVRLLAKVPTMVAAFHMMRQGNDPVMPRDDLDYVSNFLYMLNEKIPDPLAARIFDVCLTLHAEHTVNASTFAALVTASTLTDPYAVMTSAIGTLAGPLHGGANEQVMLMLEEIGSVDNVTTYLERKIERKEKLMGFGHRVYKVKDPRAIVLQDLVHELFDKFGHDPYYDIALELEKQAYDKLASKGIHPNVDFYSGLIYKKLGIPSNLFTTIFAIARVPGWLAHWKEQLSDNRLFRPTQMYTGLHDVTYIPIHER from the coding sequence ATGGCAATCGGAGAATATAAGCCTGGTTTAGAAGGAGTTCCTGCAACCCAATCAAACATAAGTTATGTTGATGGACAGTCAGGTTTGCTCGAATATCGGGGCATCCGTATCGAGGATCTTTGCAAGTATAGTAATTTCCTTGAAACCAGTTACTTATTAATCTTCGGTGACTTACCCAAAGCCATTCAACTAAATGAATTTGAACACGATATTACCCATAGACGAAGAATCAAATATCGTATTCGCGACATGATTAAGTCGTTTCCAGATAATGCTCACCCTATGGACGCACTACAAACTAGTGTTGCCGCTCTAGGGATGTTTTATCCTTTGGGAAATTTCCACGATCTCGACTATATCTACCAAGCAACGGTACGTCTATTGGCAAAAGTGCCAACGATGGTGGCGGCTTTTCATATGATGCGCCAAGGTAATGATCCTGTGATGCCTCGCGATGATTTGGATTATGTGTCCAACTTCCTCTATATGTTGAATGAGAAGATTCCCGATCCACTTGCGGCTCGTATTTTTGATGTGTGTTTAACTCTCCATGCTGAACATACGGTCAATGCGTCAACCTTTGCGGCTTTGGTGACAGCATCGACTTTGACAGATCCCTATGCAGTGATGACTTCCGCGATCGGGACTTTAGCTGGTCCTTTGCATGGTGGCGCAAATGAGCAGGTGATGTTAATGCTTGAAGAAATCGGCTCAGTGGACAATGTGACCACATATTTAGAACGCAAAATTGAGCGCAAAGAAAAGCTCATGGGCTTTGGACATCGGGTTTATAAGGTCAAAGACCCTAGAGCGATCGTACTTCAGGACTTAGTCCATGAACTGTTTGATAAATTCGGTCATGATCCTTACTACGACATTGCCCTAGAACTAGAAAAACAAGCCTATGACAAGCTTGCCAGTAAGGGAATTCACCCCAATGTCGATTTCTATTCAGGATTGATTTACAAGAAACTGGGCATTCCTAGTAATTTGTTTACGACTATTTTTGCGATCGCTCGTGTACCGGGATGGCTAGCTCATTGGAAAGAACAACTTTCCGATAACCGACTCTTCCGCCCAACTCAAATGTATACAGGCTTGCATGATGTCACCTATATTCCCATTCATGAGCGCTAG
- a CDS encoding photosystem II protein Y — MDWRILVVLGPIVLVVFWAAFNLGKAVIKGEASLFGKYGNNPFQ, encoded by the coding sequence ATGGATTGGAGAATATTAGTCGTATTAGGACCTATTGTCTTGGTAGTTTTCTGGGCAGCTTTTAACCTCGGTAAAGCCGTCATTAAGGGTGAAGCTTCTCTATTCGGCAAATATGGCAACAACCCATTTCAATAA
- a CDS encoding undecaprenyl-diphosphate phosphatase: MEYWQAFVLGIVQGLTEFLPISSSAHLKVVPALFHWNDAGVSFDAVIQLGSIVAVVSYFWKDLSNITLGSIEAIRKKQYKSQEFKLAIAIALGTIPILFGGLLIKVFIKDYDNSPLRSLTAIAIASIVMSSLLALAEVFGQRGDQQEKRHFHRVRVIDGILMGLAQAMALVPGVSRSGSTLTAGLFLGLDRVAATRFSFLLGIPAITIAGLVELLSIVKKGFDVGAGQLAVGLISSVIFSYLAIAWLLKFFQTHTTWVFVGYRLVFGALLLTGVGLGWFK; this comes from the coding sequence ATGGAATACTGGCAGGCTTTTGTTTTGGGGATTGTGCAAGGACTAACTGAGTTCTTGCCGATTAGTAGCTCAGCACATCTCAAGGTTGTCCCCGCACTTTTTCACTGGAATGATGCTGGTGTGTCCTTTGATGCTGTCATTCAACTGGGAAGTATTGTGGCGGTAGTTAGCTATTTTTGGAAAGATCTCAGTAATATTACGCTGGGTAGTATTGAGGCTATTCGCAAGAAGCAATACAAATCACAGGAATTTAAGCTAGCTATAGCGATCGCCTTAGGTACAATTCCCATTTTGTTTGGCGGCTTGCTGATTAAAGTTTTTATCAAAGACTATGACAACTCACCTTTACGGAGTTTGACCGCGATCGCGATCGCCTCAATTGTGATGTCTAGCCTACTCGCACTAGCCGAAGTGTTTGGTCAAAGAGGCGATCAACAAGAAAAGCGCCATTTTCATAGAGTCCGCGTCATTGATGGCATCTTAATGGGATTAGCTCAGGCGATGGCACTTGTTCCCGGTGTATCACGCTCTGGTTCTACGTTGACAGCAGGTTTGTTTTTGGGATTAGATCGGGTTGCTGCGACCAGATTTTCATTTTTGTTAGGAATTCCTGCAATTACGATCGCAGGTTTAGTGGAGTTACTGAGCATTGTCAAAAAAGGTTTTGATGTTGGTGCTGGACAATTAGCGGTTGGACTCATCTCTTCGGTAATTTTCTCGTACCTCGCGATCGCATGGCTTTTGAAATTTTTTCAAACCCATACTACATGGGTATTTGTCGGCTATCGATTAGTCTTTGGGGCGTTATTACTCACAGGTGTAGGCTTAGGCTGGTTTAAATAA
- the rplU gene encoding 50S ribosomal protein L21, whose amino-acid sequence MSYAIIETGGKQYRVEVGRFYDVELLSAEPDSKLTIDKVLLANLDGDISIGQPLVDNATVEVTVLRHFKAKKVIVYKMRPKKKTRRKNGHRQPQTRIMVEAINLSGKAA is encoded by the coding sequence ATGAGTTACGCAATCATTGAAACAGGCGGTAAGCAGTATCGCGTCGAAGTCGGCAGATTTTATGACGTTGAATTACTAAGCGCCGAACCAGACAGTAAATTGACTATTGATAAGGTTTTACTTGCCAACTTAGATGGCGACATCTCTATCGGTCAGCCCCTAGTTGATAATGCAACTGTTGAAGTTACTGTGCTGCGCCATTTTAAGGCAAAAAAAGTAATCGTTTATAAAATGCGTCCCAAGAAAAAGACTCGCAGAAAGAACGGTCACCGCCAGCCCCAAACTCGCATTATGGTTGAAGCGATCAACCTAAGTGGTAAGGCTGCTTAA
- the rpmA gene encoding 50S ribosomal protein L27, with translation MAHKKGTGSTRNGRDSNAKRLGVKRYGGQVVKAGSILVRQRGTKFHPGNNVGRGSDDTLYATVDGVVTFERFGKTRQKISVYAPVAVA, from the coding sequence ATGGCACATAAGAAAGGTACGGGTAGTACAAGAAACGGTCGTGACTCTAATGCTAAGCGCCTTGGTGTAAAGCGTTATGGTGGTCAAGTAGTTAAGGCTGGTAGCATTCTTGTGCGTCAGCGTGGTACTAAGTTCCATCCTGGTAATAATGTTGGTCGCGGTAGCGATGATACTCTATACGCAACCGTTGACGGTGTTGTTACCTTTGAGCGCTTTGGTAAGACCCGCCAAAAGATCAGTGTTTATGCACCTGTAGCAGTTGCATAA
- a CDS encoding response regulator, with the protein MDTLGNLDQSVSSNEAPNYNPHNANLSNPSPPSSVATPLSILLAEDNLVNQKVALRVLKHLGYQADVVENGQAVIEAIANKSYDLILMDIQMPEMDGLEATQYIRNQELESQLPPIAIIAVTANATHDDQDICRQAGMNDYISKPIQIDKLKNILQQYESLKNNQNQ; encoded by the coding sequence ATGGATACTTTAGGGAATCTCGATCAATCTGTATCTAGCAACGAAGCTCCAAATTACAATCCTCATAACGCCAATCTTAGCAATCCGTCTCCGCCATCATCAGTAGCGACTCCCTTGAGCATCCTGTTAGCTGAAGATAACCTTGTCAATCAAAAGGTGGCTTTGCGCGTACTCAAGCATTTGGGATATCAAGCTGATGTTGTCGAAAATGGACAAGCAGTAATCGAGGCGATCGCTAATAAGTCCTACGATCTGATCCTGATGGATATTCAAATGCCCGAAATGGACGGTTTAGAAGCAACACAATATATTCGTAATCAAGAACTCGAATCCCAACTTCCTCCCATAGCGATAATTGCCGTAACTGCCAATGCTACCCATGACGATCAAGATATCTGTCGGCAAGCAGGGATGAATGACTATATTAGTAAACCTATCCAGATCGACAAGCTCAAAAATATTTTGCAGCAATACGAATCACTCAAAAATAATCAAAACCAATAA
- the gatC gene encoding Asp-tRNA(Asn)/Glu-tRNA(Gln) amidotransferase subunit GatC: protein MIDREQVRHVAHLGRLQLTEAEEISFTKQLDSILDYFQQLNELDPLLEGVEPTTRAVNTVNVTRPDILQPFTEREILLDCAPDRDEDFFRVPQIMG, encoded by the coding sequence ATGATTGATAGAGAACAAGTGCGTCACGTTGCCCATTTGGGACGTTTACAGCTAACTGAAGCTGAAGAAATTTCCTTCACAAAGCAACTAGATAGCATTTTGGACTATTTCCAACAGCTTAATGAACTTGATCCCTTACTTGAAGGGGTTGAGCCAACCACCAGAGCAGTGAATACGGTTAATGTGACTCGTCCTGATATATTGCAACCATTTACCGAGCGCGAAATCTTACTAGATTGTGCCCCTGATCGCGATGAAGACTTTTTCCGCGTACCACAAATCATGGGTTAA
- a CDS encoding photosystem I assembly protein Ycf3 produces the protein MPRSQRNDNFVDQTFTVIADTILKLFPASQKEKEAFAYYRDGMSAQGDGEYAEALSNYEEALKLEENAYDRSYIYYNMGLIHASNGEHDKALEYYAEAIDLNPRMPQALNNVAVIYHHKGENAQDEEQAEEYFNIAAEHWVRAIRLAPNNYIEAQNWLKTTGRADINLFF, from the coding sequence ATGCCTAGATCGCAACGTAATGACAACTTCGTCGATCAAACCTTTACCGTTATTGCCGACACGATTTTAAAACTCTTTCCTGCCAGTCAGAAAGAAAAAGAAGCATTTGCCTATTACCGTGATGGTATGTCGGCTCAGGGTGATGGTGAATATGCCGAAGCTTTAAGCAACTATGAAGAAGCCCTGAAACTTGAAGAGAATGCCTACGATCGCAGCTATATCTACTACAACATGGGCTTAATTCATGCCAGTAATGGTGAACATGACAAAGCTCTTGAATACTATGCAGAGGCGATCGATCTTAATCCTCGGATGCCCCAAGCTCTAAATAATGTCGCCGTGATTTATCACCACAAAGGGGAAAATGCTCAAGATGAAGAACAGGCGGAAGAATATTTCAATATAGCTGCCGAGCATTGGGTAAGAGCAATCCGTCTTGCCCCCAATAACTACATCGAAGCTCAAAACTGGCTCAAAACTACTGGTCGAGCAGATATAAATCTTTTCTTCTAG